The Alphaproteobacteria bacterium genome includes a window with the following:
- the rsmH gene encoding 16S rRNA (cytosine(1402)-N(4))-methyltransferase RsmH — protein MSNINKNNKTNNKNKNQEHIPVLLQEMLLYLNPRQDGVYVDATFGRGGYSRAILDVKGTRVIAIDRDPDAVKCGQDMENDPTYAGRFTMIEGRFSDLAQNIAQGLRNLKQADQTKVDGVVLDIGVSSPQLDDKSRGFSFTAEAPLDMRMEKSGPSAADLVNSLPEEELANVLYQYGEEKKSRILAKRMVERRMIKPFETTTELSDLICSVLIRGRAPRPDQIHPATRSFQALRIAVNHELDELETVLDESLNVLSKAGRLVVVTFHSLEDRIVKNFMRVQSGDMPNPSRHVPFAHHDQKSFPLVTITKKAIKASEGELLVNPRARSAKLRAAEMVHMREAA, from the coding sequence ATGAGTAACATAAATAAGAATAATAAGACCAATAATAAGAATAAGAATCAGGAGCACATCCCTGTCCTCCTTCAAGAGATGCTATTGTATCTAAACCCGCGTCAAGATGGCGTTTATGTTGATGCGACCTTTGGTCGTGGAGGCTATTCCAGAGCTATCCTTGATGTGAAAGGTACCAGAGTGATTGCGATTGATCGCGATCCTGATGCTGTCAAATGTGGTCAAGATATGGAAAATGATCCGACCTATGCAGGTCGCTTTACCATGATTGAAGGTCGTTTTTCAGACTTGGCGCAAAATATTGCTCAAGGCTTACGTAATTTAAAACAAGCAGATCAAACAAAAGTAGATGGTGTTGTCCTTGATATTGGCGTTTCATCGCCGCAGCTTGATGATAAGAGTCGTGGTTTTTCCTTTACGGCAGAAGCGCCCCTTGATATGCGGATGGAAAAATCTGGGCCGAGTGCTGCAGATTTGGTGAATTCATTGCCTGAAGAAGAGCTTGCGAATGTTTTGTATCAATATGGCGAAGAGAAAAAGTCTCGCATTTTAGCAAAGCGCATGGTTGAGCGTCGCATGATCAAGCCTTTTGAGACGACAACTGAATTATCAGATTTGATTTGTTCCGTTCTCATCCGTGGGCGTGCGCCGCGTCCTGATCAGATTCACCCTGCAACACGCTCATTTCAAGCGCTTAGAATTGCAGTCAATCATGAATTGGATGAATTAGAGACAGTTTTAGATGAATCCTTAAATGTGCTCTCAAAGGCAGGGCGTCTTGTTGTGGTGACGTTCCATTCACTTGAAGATCGCATTGTGAAGAATTTTATGAGAGTTCAGAGTGGCGATATGCCCAATCCGTCACGGCATGTTCCTTTTGCGCATCATGATCAAAAATCCTTTCCTTTGGTCACGATCACTAAAAAGGCTATCAAAGCCAGTGAGGGTGAATTGTTAGTGAATCCACGCGCTCGCTCAGCCAAATTGCGGGCAGCTGAGATGGTTCATATGAGGGAGGCTGCATAA
- a CDS encoding division/cell wall cluster transcriptional repressor MraZ, which produces MTLFLSTYNNKIDKKGRVSVPASFRSALPANDFQGVIVFRSLHHEALEACTLSHMQTLSENLDKLDIDPEEKDLIATTIFGGSVQLSFDTEGRIILPAEMIEFAGIAEQVAFVGRSNTFQIWEPARLKEYQDMAREQAKKRGLRLSQIPSFSNGSGKGGQG; this is translated from the coding sequence ATGACTTTATTTCTCTCAACATATAACAATAAGATTGATAAGAAGGGGCGTGTCTCTGTACCGGCCTCCTTTCGATCAGCCTTGCCAGCAAACGATTTCCAAGGGGTTATTGTTTTTCGGTCTCTTCATCATGAAGCGCTAGAAGCTTGCACTTTATCTCATATGCAAACTTTGAGTGAGAATCTGGATAAGCTTGATATTGATCCAGAAGAAAAAGACCTGATTGCAACAACAATTTTTGGTGGATCCGTTCAATTGTCTTTTGATACAGAGGGTCGGATTATTCTGCCAGCTGAAATGATTGAATTTGCAGGAATTGCAGAACAGGTTGCCTTTGTAGGGCGCTCGAACACTTTCCAAATTTGGGAACCGGCGCGTCTGAAAGAATACCAAGATATGGCAAGAGAGCAGGCGAAAAAACGTGGCTTGCGACTTAGCCAAATTCCATCTTTCTCGAATGGATCGGGGAAAGGTGGTCAGGGATGA
- a CDS encoding global cell cycle regulator GcrA-like protein, which produces MSWTDERVEKLKELWGKGMSASEIAEAIGEVSRNAVIGKAHRLGLSIRAKKEVRRISSPVSTIISIADKKCKWPIGDPRDCEFHFCGHPAHEKLPYCPEHAAKAYQPISKRRMVDDLRLVNA; this is translated from the coding sequence ATGAGCTGGACTGATGAACGTGTTGAAAAACTAAAAGAACTTTGGGGCAAGGGCATGAGCGCAAGTGAGATTGCAGAAGCAATCGGAGAGGTCTCACGAAATGCAGTGATAGGTAAGGCGCATCGTCTTGGTCTTTCCATCAGGGCGAAAAAAGAAGTCAGACGTATTTCATCTCCGGTTTCAACCATCATTAGTATTGCTGATAAAAAATGTAAATGGCCGATTGGCGATCCGCGCGATTGTGAGTTTCATTTCTGTGGTCATCCGGCGCATGAGAAATTGCCCTACTGCCCAGAACATGCAGCAAAGGCCTATCAACCAATCTCAAAACGCCGTATGGTGGACGATCTAAGATTGGTCAATGCTTAA
- a CDS encoding AAA family ATPase, which produces MTNFIGRETELEEMKRFLHKKTASLIVIKGRRRIGKSRLIEEFGKNLKMLSFIGLPPTSDTTAQDQRDDFSLQLSRIFKTPPLKGDDWSDLFYFLAQQTQKGKVVISLDEISWMGSKDPNFLGKLKSAWDQSFKKNNQLILILCGSVSSWIDENILSSTAFLGRISFTLGLEELSLQDCNKFWNKSGARISAYEKLKILSVTGGVPRYLEEIDPSQPAEFNIKQLCFKKGGLLTNEFEKVFSDLFSSRSKIYKDIINCLVDGPADIQTICDVLEVGRTGLISSYLEDLVKASFLSRDYTWSAKTGKPSFLSRFRLSDNYVRFYLKSIEPNLPLIEAGRMTEQSLYNMPGWNAMMGLQFQNLVLHNRSLIQKKMHIRPEDIVIDNPYFQRKTSTKRGCQVDYMIQTKFNNLFVCEIKFSKNEVGLDIIQEMEERLSRLKLPRGFSYWPVLIHVNGVSDRVEDSGYFAKIIDFGEFLAP; this is translated from the coding sequence ATGACAAATTTCATAGGGCGTGAGACGGAACTCGAGGAGATGAAGCGATTTCTGCATAAGAAAACGGCAAGCCTGATTGTTATTAAAGGTCGGCGACGCATTGGAAAAAGTCGCCTTATTGAGGAGTTTGGGAAGAATCTGAAAATGCTCAGTTTTATTGGTCTTCCCCCCACTTCAGATACGACAGCTCAGGATCAGCGTGATGATTTTAGTTTGCAGTTGAGTCGTATATTCAAGACCCCGCCTCTCAAAGGGGATGATTGGAGTGATTTATTTTACTTTCTTGCCCAGCAAACTCAAAAAGGGAAAGTTGTGATTTCGCTTGATGAAATATCATGGATGGGTTCAAAGGATCCTAATTTTCTTGGGAAACTTAAGAGTGCATGGGATCAGTCCTTCAAGAAAAACAACCAACTTATTTTAATCCTGTGTGGATCAGTTTCTTCATGGATTGATGAGAATATTTTATCAAGTACGGCTTTCTTGGGCAGAATATCTTTTACTCTTGGTTTGGAGGAGCTGAGTTTGCAAGATTGTAATAAGTTCTGGAATAAATCGGGTGCGAGAATTTCTGCCTATGAGAAGCTGAAGATTCTTTCTGTGACAGGCGGTGTTCCGAGATATCTCGAGGAGATTGACCCAAGTCAACCTGCTGAATTTAATATAAAACAGCTTTGCTTCAAAAAAGGCGGCCTTCTAACAAATGAATTTGAAAAAGTATTTTCAGATTTATTTTCAAGTCGGAGTAAAATATATAAGGACATTATCAATTGTTTAGTTGATGGACCTGCTGATATACAAACAATCTGCGATGTCTTAGAAGTTGGCAGGACTGGGTTGATCAGTTCATATTTGGAAGATTTAGTCAAGGCAAGCTTTTTATCAAGGGATTATACTTGGAGCGCAAAGACAGGAAAGCCCTCTTTCCTGAGTCGATTCCGTTTGAGCGATAATTATGTGCGCTTTTATCTTAAATCTATCGAGCCAAATTTGCCCTTGATTGAGGCAGGCAGAATGACAGAGCAATCCCTGTATAATATGCCGGGGTGGAATGCAATGATGGGTTTGCAGTTTCAAAATTTAGTGCTACACAATCGGTCCTTAATTCAAAAAAAAATGCATATTCGGCCTGAGGATATTGTGATCGATAATCCGTATTTTCAAAGAAAAACATCGACTAAGAGAGGGTGTCAGGTTGACTATATGATTCAAACGAAATTTAATAATCTGTTTGTTTGCGAAATTAAATTTTCTAAGAATGAGGTTGGTCTTGATATTATTCAAGAAATGGAAGAGCGGCTTTCTAGATTAAAGCTACCTCGTGGATTCTCCTACTGGCCCGTTTTGATTCACGTCAATGGCGTTAGTGACCGGGTTGAAGATAGTGGGTATTTTGCCAAAATAATTGATTTTGGAGAATTTCTAGCGCCCTAA